The Methanosphaera sp. BMS genome contains a region encoding:
- the purE gene encoding 5-(carboxyamino)imidazole ribonucleotide mutase, which yields MLILGSASDIDVAKKAVDVLEQMNVAYDIKVTSAHRTHGLVKDVMTNYTDDIDVFIAIAGLAAHLPGVVAAYTTKPVIGVPVKAKLGGLDSLLSCAQMQVGTPVACVGIDRADNAAMIACQILAYDDDELKAKLINKRASYVEKMITSQEELINEIGGDNYTPSARVEHKRPKVDEELELNKDSKVLILSESYSNTDTVQKIIKTLDILNIPCDYKVVPSTRNPDKLEKYMKEANKQIELFIAVSNLSSVLAGAVVSHTTKPVIGVPCSGDLKGIDSLLSMVQMPPGVPTATMGIDAGENAALFIARILSNYHEDIKENLEEYNKLIHKNAYFE from the coding sequence ATGTTAATTTTAGGAAGTGCCAGTGACATTGATGTGGCAAAAAAAGCCGTGGATGTCCTGGAACAAATGAATGTGGCATATGACATCAAGGTAACCTCGGCACATAGAACACATGGCCTTGTAAAGGATGTCATGACCAATTATACAGATGACATTGACGTATTTATTGCAATTGCAGGACTTGCTGCACACCTGCCCGGAGTAGTAGCAGCCTACACTACCAAACCAGTCATAGGTGTTCCCGTAAAGGCCAAACTTGGTGGTCTTGACTCATTATTATCCTGTGCACAGATGCAGGTAGGTACACCTGTTGCCTGTGTAGGAATAGATAGGGCAGACAATGCTGCAATGATAGCATGTCAAATACTGGCATATGATGATGATGAACTAAAAGCCAAGCTAATTAATAAAAGAGCATCATATGTTGAAAAGATGATTACTTCCCAAGAGGAATTGATAAATGAAATTGGTGGAGATAACTACACCCCATCAGCACGTGTTGAACATAAAAGACCTAAAGTAGATGAAGAGTTGGAACTAAACAAAGACAGCAAAGTGTTAATCCTATCGGAAAGTTATTCCAATACTGATACAGTTCAGAAAATCATTAAAACATTGGATATTCTTAACATTCCATGTGACTATAAGGTCGTACCATCAACAAGAAATCCCGACAAACTGGAAAAATACATGAAAGAGGCAAATAAACAAATAGAATTGTTTATAGCCGTTAGCAATTTATCAAGTGTTCTTGCAGGAGCGGTTGTATCCCATACAACAAAACCGGTTATTGGAGTCCCATGCAGTGGAGACTTGAAGGGTATAGACTCCCTGCTTAGTATGGTACAGATGCCACCGGGTGTACCTACAGCTACCATGGGTATTGATGCCGGTGAAAATGCGGCACTCTTTATTGCACGCATACTGTCCAATTATCATGAAGACATTAAGGAAAATCTTGAAGAATATAATAAACTAATACACAAAAATGCCTACTTTGAATAA